Within the Halorhabdus rudnickae genome, the region ACGTCCGCCGATGACCCCCCAAGCCTGGACCTCGATGGTGACCGGCGTCAATCCCGGGAAACACGGCATATTCGATTTCAGGACACAGGATCCCGAGACCTACGAGGTTCGGCCGGTCGACGCGACCGACCGCAGGTTTCCCACGCTGTGGGACGTCTTCGACCACGCCGACCGATCGAGTGGGGTAGTCAATCTCCCCGTCTCCCATCCTGCACCGAGTAACACTTCGTTTTTTGTCGCCGGGTTTCCGGCCTCCGTCGACGACGACATCGTCGCGCCACAGGCGGCCGCCAATCATCTCCCCGACGACTATCGAATCGAACCCACAGTCGATCCGGACGACGATCCGGCGGCGTATCTGGAGGCAGTCGAGGCATTGATGAGCGTCCGAACGGACCTCACGCTCTCGCTGCTGGACGCCTACGATCCGGAGCTGTGTTGGACTGTCTTCATGGGAGTCGACTGGGTGCAACACTACCTCTGGAACGATCAGATCGACGGGGAGCGCGCGGTTCATCGGGCTTACCGCCACGTCGATGCGCAACTCGGTCGCCTTCTGGAGGCCATCGATGACGACGTGAACGTCCTGGTCGTCTCCGATCACGGCTTTCGTGAGATCGACGGCGAGATCCATCTCAACTCCGTGCTCGAATCGCTCGGCGAACTCCGACGGTACGATGCAGACGACGACACAGGGGCCTTCGCCACGTTTGCGACCGCCGCGCTCGCAGCTATCGAACGCTTTCCCGATAGTGTCGAGCACTCGATCAAGGCGGCTGTCAAGCGAGCGGCTCCGGCGTCGCTACTCCGGCGCAGCGAGCAGGCGGCCGGTCTGACGGGCCAGCGCTATCTCCACGAGCGCGTCGAGTGGTCGGCCACGCGGGCGTTCAGTTACGGATCGATGGGGCGCGTGTTCCTCAATCGTGCGTCTCGGTACCGGGACGGGACGATCGAAGAGGCAGACTACGAGTCGGTCCGCGCGTCGCTAGCCGCCGATTTAGAGGGTGTCATACACCCCGAGACCGGCGATCAGGTGTTCGAAGCCGCGACGCCAGGCGAAGAGGTCTATACCGGCGGATCCACCGACGCGGCCCCAGATCTCCTGTTGACACCGACGGACTGGCGATACATGATATACGGCGGGTTCGGCGACGAGTGGCTACATCCTCCCGAGAAACGATACGCCGATCACGCGCCAGCGGGGATTTTCCTCGCCGCAGGCCCCGACATCGCCGCGGGAACCTGTGATGCGTCCGTATATGATGTTGCACCGACCGTACTGGCACTACACGATCTGCCACTGGTCGAAGGAATGGACGGGGCGCCACTGACGTCGATGCTCCGCGGAATCGACGTCTCTGGAAAGACGGTCGCCCCCGATGCGATCCGAGACGAATTATCACACGGACCGACAGATAGGAGTACGGATCCTGACAACGACGTCGAGGACCGGCTCGAAGACCTCGGGTATCTATAGGACGCCCGTGTCGGCGAGATACTGGGCCGTATAGGGGTGGAGATCGTCGGGTGGCGTCTCAAAGATGTCGACGGCGTCGTGCTGGTCGTCAAGCGCGAACGTCTCACTGTCTGTTCGGACGACGAAGCCGTTGGCGAGGTAGTGTTTCCCCCCAGCGTCCTCGACATCGGCGGTTCGATAGAAGTGCTGGTACGCGCCCAGAGACGCCTCGATA harbors:
- a CDS encoding alkaline phosphatase family protein, producing the protein MVSTLVVGIDAATWDILEGLLDAGDLPHLASLRSDGTHGTLTSTRPPMTPQAWTSMVTGVNPGKHGIFDFRTQDPETYEVRPVDATDRRFPTLWDVFDHADRSSGVVNLPVSHPAPSNTSFFVAGFPASVDDDIVAPQAAANHLPDDYRIEPTVDPDDDPAAYLEAVEALMSVRTDLTLSLLDAYDPELCWTVFMGVDWVQHYLWNDQIDGERAVHRAYRHVDAQLGRLLEAIDDDVNVLVVSDHGFREIDGEIHLNSVLESLGELRRYDADDDTGAFATFATAALAAIERFPDSVEHSIKAAVKRAAPASLLRRSEQAAGLTGQRYLHERVEWSATRAFSYGSMGRVFLNRASRYRDGTIEEADYESVRASLAADLEGVIHPETGDQVFEAATPGEEVYTGGSTDAAPDLLLTPTDWRYMIYGGFGDEWLHPPEKRYADHAPAGIFLAAGPDIAAGTCDASVYDVAPTVLALHDLPLVEGMDGAPLTSMLRGIDVSGKTVAPDAIRDELSHGPTDRSTDPDNDVEDRLEDLGYL